The proteins below come from a single Gimesia alba genomic window:
- a CDS encoding alpha/beta hydrolase family protein, protein MSCPKCETPFAIPRPATIKAATDRKKAKPATPPISYEPRFSLADYGLSPALIGLFLVLLGLNLVLFLLQSSLIFFAFILSVLIAMGCLIAGGLALLSEAGRESSTEHLLCLVIPFYIIYYGISRFEETKRETGVIAGSVILIMVSYLFTFSFRSSPSQNAEAQNPDLPPELVKDIEKHREINEKLLENIKQKPDTNPHDLIKPGRLPGSKFDLSDAKPVLMSWPTAGVRGSNTYLETETGSIANVYEVTSSAFSPGKPPANSKMKFRVYLPPGIDPASPVPCVIIPPAGSNLLSGMEIDPPDLIPNPEHEPYIKAGFAVVTFSIDGPLLKGEESNNIDLRNAYEAFQNSKAGLVNCLRAFLETQAVIPGIDKNKVFIAGHSSAGTLSLLFAEHYPQIKGCLAYAPSVDLENNFKPHLAEIKQLLPGVEDFIKKSSPKTHITSLTCPVFLFHARQDQVTSFADTQNFANQLKRQGTDVEFVVGTGGDHYQSMISEGLPQGIEWIKKIVAKTKPSSPNSKMAGTTGNPAVPTPTPFQMDLNRHKVKLKVIGFDDFYTKAIQSKPDFWKKSIESKVQSGLKEIVPQYVKESINLDLTEMTLSFQYLGDLPADIAQKFADNRLTRAVKLDGQTLSISQINNNPNTRIMDDNFLTFRIRSLIKGRFNRNASPQIAEVNLKQIDRYVPDSLVINYDKKWVNIKLKGIGDKSEIQRKVIQALFTAGLIVTAEKIDLTDADLAMNGAAGASSPKSNTPRSTQPVTGKPASTTRQKYVIQYGVYSGKNAKASAQRSLKGFVWVEQSSFQFNPYRKEISFINRSAVDNGALERALTRNKFYQLKITQEAIPEEKLDAEKSESEKNETKVSTE, encoded by the coding sequence ATGTCCTGCCCGAAATGCGAAACCCCTTTTGCGATTCCCAGGCCTGCCACCATTAAAGCTGCTACCGACAGAAAGAAAGCAAAGCCGGCCACTCCCCCAATCAGCTACGAACCCAGGTTCTCGCTCGCCGATTATGGGCTCTCTCCTGCACTGATCGGGCTATTTCTCGTTTTGCTTGGGTTGAACCTGGTGTTGTTTCTCCTGCAATCCAGTTTGATCTTCTTTGCCTTTATCTTGTCTGTGCTGATTGCGATGGGATGTTTGATTGCTGGCGGGTTAGCACTCTTATCCGAAGCCGGCAGGGAAAGCAGCACGGAACATCTGCTTTGCCTGGTCATTCCATTCTACATTATCTACTACGGAATTTCCCGTTTTGAAGAAACAAAGCGAGAAACAGGAGTCATTGCCGGCAGCGTGATATTAATCATGGTTTCATATTTGTTTACATTTTCATTTCGTTCATCTCCCTCCCAAAACGCCGAGGCACAAAATCCAGACCTGCCCCCAGAACTGGTGAAAGACATTGAAAAACATCGTGAAATTAATGAAAAACTTCTTGAAAACATAAAGCAAAAGCCAGATACCAATCCACATGATTTGATAAAACCGGGACGTCTTCCAGGTTCAAAATTTGATTTGTCGGATGCGAAGCCGGTTCTCATGAGCTGGCCGACAGCAGGCGTCAGAGGTTCCAATACGTACCTTGAAACAGAGACCGGCTCGATTGCCAATGTATATGAGGTGACAAGCTCAGCCTTCTCCCCTGGTAAACCGCCTGCGAACAGCAAGATGAAATTCCGAGTTTACCTTCCCCCCGGTATTGATCCGGCATCACCTGTCCCCTGTGTGATTATTCCCCCCGCTGGTTCTAATCTTCTGAGTGGCATGGAGATTGATCCTCCCGACCTGATTCCGAACCCGGAACACGAACCCTACATCAAAGCCGGTTTTGCTGTCGTCACCTTTTCCATTGATGGGCCTCTCTTGAAAGGAGAAGAATCGAATAATATCGATTTGCGAAATGCCTACGAAGCATTTCAAAACAGCAAGGCGGGGCTGGTAAACTGTCTCCGCGCCTTTCTCGAAACACAGGCCGTGATACCGGGAATCGACAAGAACAAAGTCTTCATCGCAGGGCACAGTTCTGCCGGCACGTTGTCTCTCCTGTTTGCCGAACATTACCCCCAGATAAAAGGCTGTCTGGCTTATGCACCTTCGGTTGATCTGGAAAATAATTTCAAACCACATCTCGCTGAAATCAAACAACTTCTTCCGGGGGTCGAAGACTTCATCAAAAAAAGTTCTCCGAAGACGCATATCACCAGCCTGACTTGTCCCGTATTTTTATTTCATGCCCGGCAGGACCAGGTAACTTCATTTGCAGATACCCAAAACTTTGCCAATCAGCTAAAGCGACAAGGCACTGATGTAGAATTTGTCGTCGGCACTGGTGGAGATCATTACCAGAGCATGATTTCAGAAGGACTTCCCCAGGGAATTGAATGGATTAAAAAAATTGTTGCGAAGACCAAGCCCTCATCACCAAACTCAAAAATGGCTGGTACCACAGGTAACCCTGCCGTTCCCACACCGACTCCATTTCAGATGGATCTCAATCGACACAAGGTGAAATTGAAAGTCATTGGCTTCGATGATTTTTATACGAAAGCAATTCAATCGAAACCCGATTTCTGGAAGAAATCGATTGAATCAAAAGTCCAATCAGGCCTGAAAGAGATTGTGCCCCAATACGTCAAAGAGTCTATCAATCTTGATCTAACGGAGATGACTCTCAGTTTTCAGTATTTGGGAGATCTCCCCGCAGACATCGCTCAGAAATTTGCTGACAATAGACTTACTCGAGCTGTGAAGCTCGACGGCCAGACACTGTCTATCTCACAGATCAATAATAATCCGAACACTCGGATCATGGATGATAATTTCCTGACCTTTCGGATCCGATCATTGATTAAAGGCAGATTCAACAGAAATGCTTCACCCCAAATTGCCGAAGTCAATCTCAAACAAATTGATCGCTACGTACCCGATTCCTTAGTGATTAACTATGACAAAAAATGGGTTAACATCAAACTAAAAGGCATCGGGGATAAATCAGAGATTCAGCGGAAAGTAATCCAGGCATTATTCACTGCCGGCCTGATTGTGACTGCCGAAAAGATAGACCTCACGGATGCTGATCTGGCAATGAATGGTGCTGCAGGAGCCTCCAGTCCCAAATCAAACACACCTCGTTCCACTCAACCAGTGACAGGAAAACCCGCTTCCACAACCAGACAGAAATATGTTATCCAATACGGTGTGTATAGCGGTAAGAACGCGAAAGCATCAGCACAGCGCAGCTTGAAAGGCTTCGTCTGGGTCGAGCAGTCTTCATTTCAGTTTAATCCGTACCGAAAAGAGATCTCGTTTATCAATCGAAGTGCCGTCGACAACGGTGCGCTGGAACGCGCTTTAACGCGTAATAAATTCTATCAGCTCAAGATCACGCAAGAAGCGATCCCCGAAGAGAAATTAGACGCGGAAAAATCAGAATCAGAAAAAAACGAAACAAAAGTCAGTACTGAATAA